One Pseudodesulfovibrio cashew DNA window includes the following coding sequences:
- a CDS encoding gamma-glutamylcyclotransferase family protein, with translation MARHAKQESEQLHTVFVYGTLKREFSNHYFLRNAKFVGSARTCERYSLYVDEFPLVFRGEPISQIRGEVYAVDDPTLTRLDSLEGHPREYRREEIDVQLQSGERVRAWMYFYPERNGRLISSGEYKLTTGLGREVL, from the coding sequence ATGGCCCGACACGCCAAGCAAGAGAGTGAGCAACTCCATACGGTATTCGTCTATGGAACCCTGAAACGGGAGTTCTCCAACCATTATTTTTTGCGGAACGCAAAGTTCGTCGGATCTGCCAGGACCTGCGAGCGGTATAGTCTTTACGTCGACGAGTTCCCATTGGTCTTTCGCGGCGAGCCTATCTCGCAAATCAGGGGGGAGGTCTACGCGGTGGACGACCCCACGCTGACCAGGCTTGACTCCCTGGAAGGGCATCCCCGCGAGTACAGGCGGGAAGAAATAGACGTCCAGCTCCAGTCCGGGGAGCGGGTTAGGGCGTGGATGTATTTTTATCCCGAACGAAATGGGCGGCTCATATCAAGCGGCGAGTACAAGCTCACCACCGGCCTGGGGCGCGAAGTGCTTTGA